In Nicotiana tabacum cultivar K326 chromosome 17, ASM71507v2, whole genome shotgun sequence, one DNA window encodes the following:
- the LOC107784772 gene encoding uncharacterized protein LOC107784772 isoform X1, which translates to MMPGNSCFDLQGSMRANHQQLQHYQSHSKQGAINANFPLTIGSMQQDCNQNISLADHSKGERGKSASDEDEPSFTEDGLNDLNRGKKATPWQRVKWTDQMVRLLITAVSYIGEETAAEYGGRRKCSNLHKKGKWKSVSKVMAERGHFVSPQQCEDKFNDLNKRYKRLNEILGRGTSCEVVENPVLLDLLDHVSEKGKEEVRKILSSKHLHYEEMCSYHNGNRLHLPPDLELQRSLRLALTSRDEHDDNDVRKHLQDDNDEDDHETDMVEDQDEYEESHSLPREHRLHGMSGGFSKRIKQCQGHEIVTFGNSLTTLDGNRTFSSQPQKANTDANQMFSEGNKADILQKQWMDHRSFQLEEQKLQIQAQMLELEKERFNWKRFSRKKDIELEMMRMENERIKLENECMALELKRKEMLADNV; encoded by the coding sequence ATGATGCCAGGGAATAGTTGTTTTGATTTGCAAGGCTCCATGAGGGCTAATCATCAACAGCTTCAGCATTATCAGTCTCATTCGAAACAAGGGGCAATTAATGCAAATTTCCCCCTCACTATAGGTAGTATGCAGCAGGACTGCAACCAGAATATTTCTTTAGCTGATCATAGTAAAGGCGAGAGGGGTAAGTCTGCAAGTGATGAAGATGAACCAAGTTTTACTGAAGATGGTCTCAATGACCTGAATAGGGGAAAAAAGGCAACCCCATGGCAGCGTGTGAAATGGACCGATCAGATGGTGAGGCTGTTGATAACTGCTGTTTCTTACATAGGCGAAGAGACTGCTGCAgagtatggtggaagaagaaaatGCTCTAATTTGCATAAGAAAGGGAAATGGAAGTCAGTGTCAAAAGTCATGGCTGAAAGGGGTCATTTTGTTTCACCTCAACAGTGCGAGGATAAATTCAATGACCTAAACAAGAGGTACAAAAGACTCAATGAGATCCTTGGCAGAGGAACTTCCTGTGAGGTAGTTGAGAATCCTGTTCTTTTGGATTTGCTGGATCACGTATCAGAGAAAGGAAAGGAGGAAGTTAGGAAAATCTTAAGTTCAAAGCATCTGCATTATGAAGAGATGTGTTCCTACCATAATGGGAACCGCTTACATCTGCCCCCAGACCTTGAACTGCAGCGTTCATTACGCTTGGCTCTTACAAGTAGAGATGAGCATGATGACAATGATGTTAGGAAGCACCTGCAAGATGACAATGATGAAGATGATCACGAaactgacatggtggaggatcAAGATGAGTATGAAGAGAGTCATAGCTTGCCTAGGGAGCACAGGTTACATGGGATGTCAGGAGGTTTTTCAAAGAGGATAAAACAATGCCAGGGTCATGAAATTGTTACTTTTGGTAATTCCTTGACTACTCTCGATGGTAATAGGACTTTCAGTTCTCAACCTCAGAAGGCAAACACTGATGCCAATCAAATGTTTTCCGAAGGCAACAAAGCTGATATTCTGCAGAAACAGTGGATGGATCATCGTTCGTTTCAGCTAGAAGAACAGAAGCTACAAATTCAGGCGCAAATGTTGGAATTGGAGAAAGAGCGTTTCAATTGGAAAAGATTTAGCAGGAAAAAGGACATTGAATTGGAAATGATGAGAATGGAAAATGAGAGGATTAAACTTGAGAATGAATGTATGGCATTGGAGTTGAAGCGAAAGGAAATGCTTGCTGACAATGTTTAG
- the LOC107784772 gene encoding uncharacterized protein LOC107784772 isoform X2, translated as MRANHQQLQHYQSHSKQGAINANFPLTIGSMQQDCNQNISLADHSKGERGKSASDEDEPSFTEDGLNDLNRGKKATPWQRVKWTDQMVRLLITAVSYIGEETAAEYGGRRKCSNLHKKGKWKSVSKVMAERGHFVSPQQCEDKFNDLNKRYKRLNEILGRGTSCEVVENPVLLDLLDHVSEKGKEEVRKILSSKHLHYEEMCSYHNGNRLHLPPDLELQRSLRLALTSRDEHDDNDVRKHLQDDNDEDDHETDMVEDQDEYEESHSLPREHRLHGMSGGFSKRIKQCQGHEIVTFGNSLTTLDGNRTFSSQPQKANTDANQMFSEGNKADILQKQWMDHRSFQLEEQKLQIQAQMLELEKERFNWKRFSRKKDIELEMMRMENERIKLENECMALELKRKEMLADNV; from the coding sequence ATGAGGGCTAATCATCAACAGCTTCAGCATTATCAGTCTCATTCGAAACAAGGGGCAATTAATGCAAATTTCCCCCTCACTATAGGTAGTATGCAGCAGGACTGCAACCAGAATATTTCTTTAGCTGATCATAGTAAAGGCGAGAGGGGTAAGTCTGCAAGTGATGAAGATGAACCAAGTTTTACTGAAGATGGTCTCAATGACCTGAATAGGGGAAAAAAGGCAACCCCATGGCAGCGTGTGAAATGGACCGATCAGATGGTGAGGCTGTTGATAACTGCTGTTTCTTACATAGGCGAAGAGACTGCTGCAgagtatggtggaagaagaaaatGCTCTAATTTGCATAAGAAAGGGAAATGGAAGTCAGTGTCAAAAGTCATGGCTGAAAGGGGTCATTTTGTTTCACCTCAACAGTGCGAGGATAAATTCAATGACCTAAACAAGAGGTACAAAAGACTCAATGAGATCCTTGGCAGAGGAACTTCCTGTGAGGTAGTTGAGAATCCTGTTCTTTTGGATTTGCTGGATCACGTATCAGAGAAAGGAAAGGAGGAAGTTAGGAAAATCTTAAGTTCAAAGCATCTGCATTATGAAGAGATGTGTTCCTACCATAATGGGAACCGCTTACATCTGCCCCCAGACCTTGAACTGCAGCGTTCATTACGCTTGGCTCTTACAAGTAGAGATGAGCATGATGACAATGATGTTAGGAAGCACCTGCAAGATGACAATGATGAAGATGATCACGAaactgacatggtggaggatcAAGATGAGTATGAAGAGAGTCATAGCTTGCCTAGGGAGCACAGGTTACATGGGATGTCAGGAGGTTTTTCAAAGAGGATAAAACAATGCCAGGGTCATGAAATTGTTACTTTTGGTAATTCCTTGACTACTCTCGATGGTAATAGGACTTTCAGTTCTCAACCTCAGAAGGCAAACACTGATGCCAATCAAATGTTTTCCGAAGGCAACAAAGCTGATATTCTGCAGAAACAGTGGATGGATCATCGTTCGTTTCAGCTAGAAGAACAGAAGCTACAAATTCAGGCGCAAATGTTGGAATTGGAGAAAGAGCGTTTCAATTGGAAAAGATTTAGCAGGAAAAAGGACATTGAATTGGAAATGATGAGAATGGAAAATGAGAGGATTAAACTTGAGAATGAATGTATGGCATTGGAGTTGAAGCGAAAGGAAATGCTTGCTGACAATGTTTAG